cacttttcatacctacactCGGCGGTcactctagggttgtcaactacggcttatgcacaaaaaactatcgtggtagtggcactagaatctagttgttggatttattgttgagaatgaaacgggaatgaatggaaatatataaattaataataactaaaatattttaatgtttgtcattcttatattacaaatttgtcacagaaaatatcttgcgatgattttgactttggcgaaattcacgattattatatttaaagtgtaataaattcgcattctccattattgcacaaaaaagttcacagacgcgtgtctcaagcgggtgacactcgcactcgcactggTCCtgaccggtccgagatatcctgtccgtgagcagtgtctatgtgtgcgttgctcgagcgcactttgtatgtaagTTGATTTCTGTAACCTATCTTTTTTGTGACGTTACTTAATAGATACAATACTGTCTTTCCATAAAGGTATACGGGACATGGTCTGTGACCACTGAGAACCCAATATATTCACTTAGGTACAGAAAATGATGAATTTTCACTGTCTATGATTTTTCTGCATTCCAACGGGGCCCCATAGCCATTGGAGCCCATCAAGGGACCCAGGATGCCCTAACATGGCTCTGGACAGATTAATTGAGTTGATATCCAGTTCCCTGGCATTTTATTACAAGACTTTCCGGTATTGCCTTCTTAGAATATAATTTACGTAAAGTTAATACCTTTTGTATCcggaatattaataaaaaaatcctttgtttcaaacaataatgccgattaagatgaaaataCGAAAAGATAGATATGAAAGGGTATTTCCTTCTGTTCTGTCTGCACAAAATGTCACAGATTTACTAAATGACTACTTAGTATAATATCTAGTATGTAGTTATGCTGTTGTTAATAGATCATTACTTCACAAGTTACACTTTTTCCAACAGGAGCGCGACGCCCTGTCCTCCTCCACAGCTGGACGCAGCTACCGCCCTCTTCACATTATTGCGGCTGAAATGATAATTGACATTACTATCTTTCCTCATAATGTTTATTTGAAACAGTGCAGTGGTGTTCCAAAGTTGTTtgataatcataaaaaaattgtatgatcATGATCAatctccatcatcatcatccatcatcacaGCTTACTCGCGTACGCCGCACACAGACTTCCTCTCAgactgagagggcttgggccgtagttcccacgtgggccggATCGgtaatttcacacacaccattgaattgtttcgcaggtttcctcgtgatgttttccttcacggtaAAGCACGTTACATatcaaatgttatttcccacatatatttagaaaaaCTAGCGTATGCGCAGATGTTATGCCTCGGGAACGAAGTCCGATGGGAGAACGTCTTAAGTTGTATTTATGCGTCCGAATTGAGAAACTTTCACAGTTGCTGTGTGgaatactagatggcgctaggtgTCGCTACACAAGGGCGGATCCAGGGGGGGTCATGGGAGTAACACGTCTGGGTATAGGACAACAGGAGATATTTTTCTAACCTAATTGattttagtaagtaagtatcttCCTGAATCTGCCCTTATTCCGGTGGTACGAGTATACCTCAGTTGGTGCGCGAGATGCGTGGCCATGCGCGCGCCGGTGGCGGCTGGGGCGTGGCCGACCGCCAGCGCGCCGCCGTGCTGGTTGTACTGACGCACTTTCAACTCACGCGCAGCCGCCAGCGCTTGCGAGGCGAACGTTTCGTTGAGCTGGAATTTGTTAGGTTAGAGTCAATAGTAcattgtcttaagggcggtaaataaggaattacgaacgagagtctattagaagcccaaagtcgaacattgtatgtcgcacgggcgcgGGCGGTACttgaattacgaacatcgactcattaaagccctcactCAGTCTTCGAGTCTCGttagtaattccttatttaccggtaccgcccttaagacgcaATGTACTAATAACAGCTACATCGTAATAGTGGACCTAATTGGTTCGCCTTAATTGTGCCTACGTCTGTTTCtcaatgtgtgtgttttttcaaaaatatcggaactgCACCCTATTCTCGAGGCATTAGAGTTtatttttctagatttttgatcaccttggtcgCTCCGATAcatctgatggtgactgtactattgtACGCCCCTACGAGTATACCATACCAGCAGACCAAGTTAGGTCGGTTGTCCACCTCCAAGAACACCCAGATACCTAGCAAATCGAATCCCGATATCATCGAAATCCCGATCCCAATATACCAGAAATAAATATGTATCAGTAGGTAaggtacaagaattgctcatgCAAGAGTGTACAGATAACAATTAGACACTAGAAGTGCTACTACTACTTCTCACATAATTCTCGCTTGTCCTGTCAAACCAAAGAGCGTCGTCCATTGTTGTGCCTAGGTACTCTTATTATGTATCACGGATTTTAGTTCCTGGTACTTTTTCATCCAGAAACGGAGAAAGCATTAGTATCCATGTATGTAAATCGttgattgtacaaaaataaaaacaaatacaattgacaaaacaTCGAGATACGCGCACAGTACAAGTGCAGCTTTTAAGTACAATGAACAATGATCAATAGAACAAAACTATTTTTAGTTACATCCAGCTCAGGGATTTGGTTACGTGCAGCTCAGTtggtataataattaagtaaagcacctcatacaaaatttaaaaactaaaaatagcaGACAGTTAAGGTGactcaacccaaaaaaaaaaacaaattcatcatcattctagcctatatatgtacgcctactgctgggcacaaggcctcctctccgaataagagggcttgggtccaGTGCGTGGGAACTTATAAAAACAATTACCTCAAATAAATCAACATCCTCAACAGTCAGCCCCGTGGTGTCCATCAGCTTTCGTACAGCCGGCACAGCCCCCAGCCCAGTGTCCACAGGGTCGGTCCCAACAGTAGCCCAGCCTGCGACGCGCGCAAGTGGCTTCAAGCCGTGTTGCTGAACAGCTTCCTCACTGGCCAGGAGTAGAGCTGCTGCGCCGTCGGCTGGCGACTGGGGAAAGGAACGGACGAATATCTGTTGAATGTTTACACTACGGGGTAAACAGCCTCCTGAAGATTGTAGCTGTAAGAGATGAGTGCTCtataatgcaaaatttaattgACACAACGCGTCACTtgttcaataattaattatattaagggcCGATTTTTCAATCCTCAGATAAACGGTCGAATAGTTAACAGACCAATAAAGTTATTCCATAGTTTATCAGTCTGATAACTGGTTGTCGATTTTTCAATCGCCATTTATCTCACAAATAACTACTCGACTGTTTATTCAACTCTAACTTCAGGGAGGtgaaacaaacataataatataagcaaatgagctgaataaataaataaaaaaatatcgggTGGTTATGGGGGTCATAACCCCCTAGGTCTTCTAGGGCTGGGTCTAAGACAACAATAAATTtctaaaatcatttatttttagtattcgCGCGAAAAAATAGGAGAATAATTGATTTATACAGTTACGACTAGAACGGGACCATGTGACCCCCTGGCTATAGAACTTAGCCTCATTTTATtctgttgatttttttttatgaggaACCATCTAAAATATCCCACactgtgtacagtcaagtgtcctattccgacgcaataaggccgtagtaacatatttttgattggttcgaatagatacttatttttgctctCGACTGTAAATTTTGCTTCGGTACTCCTATGCTCTGGCAACACTGgatatttatagatacctaACCTAACAAATTTGTACTGAactcgactcgcacttggccggtgtTTTTTTATAGTGGGAAGGTTTAACGTCGACAAAAAAgtactataaataaatgtataatttaCCGATGAATTCCCCTCAGTGACTATGGAGAGTCCAGCAAGTGGTGGCATGGAGCTCAGATGCTCAGCAGCGATAAAAGTTCGAGGGAGCTCATCTTTTACCACGGTGAgagattttttctttatttccacAGTCATATTTGCTATTTCGTCTTCGAAAACGTTACTTTCATACCCTGAAATATTGCATTATAGGTAGGTAAGCCcaatttagacctgcaagaagtgcaagttgcaatacattgcaAGGCTCAATGGGAGTTTGTAGTTTGTTGAAACCAGCAGGTGACATATCGCAATCAAAAACGTGATATAAAAGTCAAAGTTGTCATGACAGAAATCCTCATTTATTTGTTCCTGttggataatattttaaatttacacaaGTAGAGAAGGCACTATCTAAAAACGTTGAAGTACCGCGGCTTTCAAGATAACGGGTTAATTTCGTCTGCAATCccaaaaaaaattcaagatgacGTTGTCCGAGCGAACGTTGTGCCTTAAAAACACATTGTAGTCTTTTTTCAAGCCATACTCTAAGACTGTATTTGTTTCTCGTGAAGGTATTTCTAACACGGACGAAGCGATGGGTTAAGTTAGTAGGTATACCTGCACATTTTAGTCAACGTCTGATAAAACTAATTACCTGCCTTCCATTTCAAATGACTTTGCAGTGCAAATTCGTCTGCCTCTTTCCTCGTCACTCCACACCTCTTTGCCACTTCTTCTGCCATTTGCTGCAGCGTCAGACCGGTATATGAATCTAGATATTGCTTCGTGATGTAGTCTTCTAGCTGATATGACCCCCCTAAAGCAGTTCCGAAACGGACGTTTCGAACTAGGAGAGGTAAAGATGACATATTTTCTGTACCTCCGGTTAAGGATATTTTTGCTGCACCTGTTAATATGTCCTGAAAAGAGTTATACTTTTATGAGTTGAGCCATAAAGCTGAGATTCTACCTGGTGTAATTTAGAGTCTCATGCAACTTGAGTTTCTTTAGGTTTAAATCAGTGGCGGCGTATAACCCATTTTGGTCTTGTGATTGCACACCACACATTAGCGAAGAAGCGAAAAAAACAAGAAACTTTCGAGGCGCGAGGCCCCTTAGACCGCGAGACTGTAGGCTGTGACCCACGTCACCTACGCCTAGCGCCATCTCTGGTCTGGTTTAAATCAAGACTAGTGGGATCTAGGGGAGCTACAGAGCTACCTAGAAAATATCCAGTTACGACGGCTTAAaaacattcttttttttatgcagTCTTCCGCTTTCGTTGTAACAAAacctccagacctctaaattCGGTCCTCGCTGTGACCTCTCTCCTGAGACCGAATAGATAATTTCCAACGATTTAGCATAAAGATTTTCACGCGTGCTATAGGGCCCCCTTCAAACGATCATCATTCGGGGAACTTACCACAGCACTAGTGATGATGGCCTGAAGACCAGTGCCACAAGCTTTGCTCACACCCAGAGCTGGCTTGTCTAAAGGCACCTCAGAATATATACCGCAGTACCTTGCGGTCTTTCCGCCGTCACATTGGCTGAGCTGAAAATTttcaatagttttattttgttatttaagtaGGACTCGGAAAGCTGCCAGATAACCATGCAGGTAAAAAGAATAGCTGCTTTGTTCATAATGACATACATAGTGTTTGGTGGTAGGGGCAAGTGAACGGAACAGATATCTTTGTTTTAGAATTGCCTCACACTGAATATTTTACGCCGCCGGTGCAATAAAATCCTAGTAGTCTTTTGGATCTGATACCGTCAGAAaagatttgtttttaaatatgtacatacaaaattaacattTCCAACAACAGTGCTATCGATGGTATTTGGATCGACGTTGGCTGAACGAATCGCTTCCTTTGCCGCCGTAGCGAATACGTGAGAGGCTGGCAACTCTCGGAGTGGCCCGCCATAGCTGCAAAATGGCGTCCTTTTCGCGCCAACAATAAATACACCTGTACACACATTATTATTACAGATTGAATAAACAAGAAATTCAATGTCATTTCTGTAACGGTAAATGAATAAGAGGTCGAAAAGGCTGGTCCTTGGGGGGCTGAAGCCAAATCTTTGGTGAGGGAGCTGGGCCGTAGGCTGCGGGACAGGGGTTGCGacccccgctccgggtcgtacctgtttcagcggggaaatgctgctgGTATTATGAGCActtttgagccgggtacgacaCGGAATGGTGGTTTAATGGTTTTTagttattcttattcttatttttttagtttgcaggtattttatgttatatgattaagttgtttatttttgacgttttgtttaattttattttatttatcaaaaattcaattaatctatactaggtacataaaaatcttaaaattgccAAATTGGCCACGTTTATAAAAAGTTCGCCACACTGACCAtcagtaatattattataaacttatcGTATTTTCACTACAATAATTACGTAGGAAATACTTTCCGACGAataagatataataataataatacataatttttttaggcTATGTATAATCGAAAACTTAATTACATTCTTTCGAGAATATTTTGTTATTCCAGTAGTAACGCAGTTTGTTTATTCATAATACTTCCTATCTAACGACTATAATCAGTCGTCTATaagttaacttttttaattcaaataactTATCTGTTTATTATGGAAGTAATTCgtcataaaaagaaataaacaatcaCCGAACTTACTGACAATTTCTTCAGCAATGTTTACTTACCTTTACACTTGAGcgccattttgaattttaaaatcacAGTATTTACAAATTCGGTTTGCCTCTAATAGCGGCGCTGTCTTCGCACTGCAAAGTAAAGTTAGTACGTAAAATCATTAGTTCACGTATTCGCCACCGATATAATAACTTTGTCGCTTTTGTAGTAAACAATGTTATCATCATAAGTTTATGATGATATGATGACGTTTACGTTTACGTACCTACGGTTCGGGCTACTACAATAAAATGAGTTTTATCAACATTCTCTCTAGATAATGTTGCTATGTACCTATTCAAGagggtttttatttgtttcttttagtTATTTGAATacgttatataatataatgtggGGATTTAAAAGGTGATACGGGGTAAGACAAAACTCCGTATTTATCATACTTATCAATGCAGAGTGATGTAATGTTAGAGTGAGTCAAATGtgtgttttgattttaatatttcatttttatatttatacggATAAGAGTTTACATAAGGTACTCTTATAATTAAAGTGTTcagtttttgtgtttgtttattttttttttaaataaagagtttacataggtacatatacttatattacatttatgtggtcaaCCACCCTAacgctaaaaataaaaaataaaaatacaccaaTCGGTCAATTTGATAaccattttataaaacaataatgctaataGACGTGTCTTGAATGTCTTCAAGTGTTAACTTGAGTTCAAATGTATACGCATTTGATTTTGATAGGagcttatttaaaaatgtatagaccACTAAGCTGACCGTACCTGCTTagtacttagtttgggactagtgtcctgtgatatttatatttatatattttatatgtcGATGGATATCAAGGACTACATTGGCTTCCCATATTGGATTAGATTGgattaaatacctactaccaAGACAGTGAAGAGAACAGTCCAAGTGGCAACCGCCAGGCGGGCCACGTCCCTCGAAGATAGACAGTgccgggcaaccggtggatgcaggtggcgagttatcgttcatgtggcgttttaagggggaggcttttgtttaaCGGTGGACGTCTTCCGTTGACGACTGATTGAAAAAGCTAAGTCTAATTAAGGCTTGAGGTATCGGCACCAAGTttgaagaaataaaacaatttacttatcaaaaatatattttattcttaacATTTTAACACGAGACATTATCACAGTTTATTAAAAGTTagcgaaaatatttttgagtttgAAAGTCTATTTAGATTTAGGGTAGAATAAAAATACAGACTAAGTATTAGACTAGTTTATTACGTTTCCGTAAGAAaaaatcgtaaaataaacacattttgtACTTAGTGCAAGCAAGACTAGTCAATTCCCTCGTGCGACAAAATAActataaattgtattgtattgtaactctttattgtacataaaacatatgaaaattacaattaacaagagaaagagatgtacaaaggcgaacgtatcccttaaataaataaatatcatacgtTCGCATTAATTATTGAAGTcccttttattttaacttattaCAGTACCCCAATGTGACTCCATATTGTTACCCTGCCTGTCAAGACCATTTATACTCTAAAGTTTTCTGTTTTATACAGTGTGACAGATTTTCAACCTTAAGTGGGTCATGTAGTGGTGACATGTAGTTTTGTTAGAATGGAATTTGTAGCACACATGAACCAAACCCAAATAtcaattttaaatacataatcaGTGTGCGTGTCACGAAAGATGTGCTTCCATTGATGCGGGCACATTAGAGATGCGGGGCCAGAAATCATAATTTAATAGGGTAAAAGTAATTGGTTGATTGGTTGAccaacatagctcgaagaatatgcaaatCAAAacggcaatgggcgggccacatcgcccGAAGAACAGATACCGTTGGGGAGACAGGCCTCCAGTGGTCACCACGAACTGACGAACACTAAGTGTGGAAGTGACGAGTTATCTTTATCGTTCATTGTTGCCTTCAAAagccctttgttcaacagtagacgtcttccggctgatgatgattcctTGATTGTCCACGTATTCGATCTACATATCGGGATCGAATGCTTGAGCATTACTTAGTGGGTAAGATAACGGGTCCAGGCACGACTAGACGCGGCGGCGCGGCAAGCGATTCTCTGATCTCTGTGCATCGTGCGGCCGGGACACCGGTCGCATGGGCGTTCCCtagcagcacacgcaatgaatagagaacGCTCGCTGATCGTCGCTGGTCAAGGAGGTTTAAACAGTCTCTAAGAGCAGAGCGATGCCCTGCCCTCCACCGATGCAAGCTGATCCGATGCCTCTCTTCAGTCCGCGGCGTCTGGAAAAGATAAAATTCACAATAAGTCCTTAGTTTAACTTGATATTTCCGATATAACTATAGCCGTGTTAGTCTAGTATATAGTTTCACTTCTacggcttctcaagcagaggatcgtgggtttgaaTTCGGACTCGCACCtc
This portion of the Choristoneura fumiferana chromosome 14, NRCan_CFum_1, whole genome shotgun sequence genome encodes:
- the LOC141435329 gene encoding 3-ketoacyl-CoA thiolase, mitochondrial-like isoform X2; translated protein: MALKCKGVFIVGAKRTPFCSYGGPLRELPASHVFATAAKEAIRSANVDPNTIDSTVVGNVNFLSQCDGGKTARYCGIYSEVPLDKPALGVSKACGTGLQAIITSAVDILTGAAKISLTGGTENMSSLPLLVRNVRFGTALGGSYQLEDYITKQYLDSYTGLTLQQMAEEVAKRCGVTRKEADEFALQSHLKWKAGYESNVFEDEIANMTVEIKKKSLTVVKDELPRTFIAAEHLSSMPPLAGLSIVTEGNSSSPADGAAALLLASEEAVQQHGLKPLARVAGWATVGTDPVDTGLGAVPAVRKLMDTTGLTVEDVDLFELNETFASQALAAARELKVRQYNQHGGALAVGHAPAATGARMATHLAHQLSRNNVKRAVAASSCGGGQGVALLLEKV
- the LOC141435329 gene encoding 3-ketoacyl-CoA thiolase, mitochondrial-like isoform X1; translation: MMITLFTTKATKLLYRWRIRELMILRVFIVGAKRTPFCSYGGPLRELPASHVFATAAKEAIRSANVDPNTIDSTVVGNVNFLSQCDGGKTARYCGIYSEVPLDKPALGVSKACGTGLQAIITSAVDILTGAAKISLTGGTENMSSLPLLVRNVRFGTALGGSYQLEDYITKQYLDSYTGLTLQQMAEEVAKRCGVTRKEADEFALQSHLKWKAGYESNVFEDEIANMTVEIKKKSLTVVKDELPRTFIAAEHLSSMPPLAGLSIVTEGNSSSPADGAAALLLASEEAVQQHGLKPLARVAGWATVGTDPVDTGLGAVPAVRKLMDTTGLTVEDVDLFELNETFASQALAAARELKVRQYNQHGGALAVGHAPAATGARMATHLAHQLSRNNVKRAVAASSCGGGQGVALLLEKV